A single Sorex araneus isolate mSorAra2 chromosome 8, mSorAra2.pri, whole genome shotgun sequence DNA region contains:
- the CTCF gene encoding transcriptional repressor CTCF isoform X2 encodes MEGEAVEAVAEESETFIKGKERKTYQRRREGGQEEDACHVPQNQTDGGEGVQDVNNSVQMVMMEQLDPTLLQMKTEVMEGTVAPEAEAAVDDTQIITLQVVNMEEQPINIGELQLVQVPVPVTVPVATTSVEELQGAYENEVSKEGLAESEPMICHTLPLPEGFQVVKVGANGEVETLEQGELPPQEDPSWQKDPDYQPPAKKTKKTKKSKLRYTEEGKDVDVSVYDFEEEQQEGLLSEVNAEKVVGNMKPPKPTKIKKKGVKKTFQCELCSYTCPRRSNLDRHMKSHTDERPHKCHLCGRAFRTVTLLRNHLNTHTGTRPHKCPDCDMAFVTSGELVRHRRYKHTHEKPFKCSMCDYASVEVSKLKRHIRSHTGERPFQCSLCSYASRDTYKLKRHMRTHSGEKPYECYICHARFTQSGTMKMHILQKHTENVAKFHCPHCDTVIARKSDLGVHLRKQHSYIEQGKKCRYCDAVFHERYALIQHQKSHKNEKRFKCDQCDYACRQERHMIMHKRTHTGEKPYACSHCDKTFRQKQLLDMHFKRYHDPNFVPAAFVCSKCGKTFTRRNTMARHADNCAGPDGVEGENGGETKKSKRGRKRKMRSKKEDSSDSENAEPDLDDNEDEEEPAVEIEPEPEPQPVTPAPPPAKKRRGRPPGRTNQPKQTQPIIQVEDQNTGAIENIIVEVKKEPDAEPAEGEEEAQPAATDAPNGDLTPEMILSMMDR; translated from the exons ATGGAAGGTGAGGCGGTTGAAGCTGTTGCGGAGGAGTCTGAAACTTTcattaaaggaaaggaaagaaagacttaCCAGAGACGCCGGGAAGGGGGCCAGGAAGAAGATGCTTGCCATGTACCCCAGAACCAGActgatgggggtgagggggtccaAGATGTCAATAACAGTGTACAGATGGTTATGATGGAACAGCTGGATCCTACCCTGCTTCAGATGAAGACTGAAGTCATGGAGGGTACGGTTGCTCCCGAAGCAGAGGCTGCTGTGGACGATACCCAGATCATAACTTTGCAGGTGGTAAATATGGAGGAACAGCCCATAAACATAGGAGAACTGCAGCTTGTTCAAGTACCTGTTCCTGTGACTGTCCCTGTTGCTACGACATCGGTAGAAGAACTTCAGGGGGCTTATGAGAATGAAGTGTCGAAAGAGGGCCTTGCAGAAAGTGAGCCCATGATATGTCACACCTTACCTTTGCCTGAAGGGTTTCAAGTGGTGAAAGTGGGGGCCAATGGAGAAGTGGAGACTCTAGAGCAAGGGGAACTTCCACCTCAGGAAGATCCTAGTTGGCAAAAAGATCCAGACTATCAGCCACCAgccaaaaaaaccaagaaaaccaaAAAGAGCAAACTCCGTTATACAGAGGAGGGCAAAGATGTGGATGTGTCTGTCTACGATTTTGAGGAAGAGCAGCAGGAGGGCCTGCTGTCAGAAGTTAATGCAGAGAAAGTGGTTGGTAATATGAAGcctccaaaaccaacaaaaattaaaaagaaag gtGTAAAGAAGACATTCCAGTGTGAGCTTTGCAGTTACACATGTCCACGGCGCTCAAATTTGGATCGTCACATGAAAAGTCACACTGATGAGAGACCACACAAGTGCCatctctgtggtagggcattcagaACTGTCACCCTTCTGAGGAATCATCTTAATACCCACACAG GTACTCGTCCTCACAAGTGCCCAGACTGTGACATGGCCTTTGTGACTAGTGGAGAATTGGTGCGGCATCGTCGTTATAAACACACTCATGAGAAGCCATTTAAGTGTTCTATGTGTGATTATGCCAGCGTAGAA GTCAGCAAATTAAAACGTCACATTCGCTCTCATACTGGAGAGCGTCCGTTCCAGTGCAGCTTGTGCAGTTACGCCAGCAGGGACACATACAAGTTGAAAAGGCACATGAGAACCCATTCAG ggGAAAAACCTTACGAATGTTATATTTGTCATGCTCGGTTTACCCAAAGTGGTACCATGAAGATGCACATTTTACAGAAGCACACAGAAAATGTGGCCAAATTTCACTGTCCCCACTGTGACACTGTCATAGCCCGCAAAAGTGATTTGg GTGTTCACTTGCGAAAGCAGCATTCCTATATTGAGCAAGGCAAGAAGTGCCGATACTGCGATGCTGTGTTTCACGAGCGCTATGCCCTCATCCAGCATCAGAAGTCGCACAAGAACGAGAAGCGCTTTAAGTGTGACCAGTGCGATTATGCTTGCAGACAG GAGAGGCACATGATCATGCACAAGCGaacccacaccggggagaagcCTTACGCCTGCAGCCACTGCGACAAGACCTTCCGCCAGAAACAGCTCCTCGACATGCACTTCAAACGCTACCATGATCCTAACTTTGTTCCTGCGGCCTTCGTATGTTCTAAGTGTGGGAAGACATTTACACGCCGG AATACCATGGCAAGACATGCTGATAATTGTGCTGGTCCAGATGGTGTAGAAGGGGAAAATGGAGGAGAAACAAAGAAGAGTAAACGCGGAAGGAAACGAAAGATGCGTTCTAAAAAAGAAGACTCCTCTGACAGTG AAAATGCTGAGCCAGACTTGGATGAcaatgaggatgaggaggagccTGCTGTGGAAATAGAACCCGAGCCAGAGCCCCAGCCTGTGACCCCAGCCCCACCGCCCGCCAAGAAGCGGAGAGGACGCCCCCCTGGCAGAACCAACCAGCCCAAACAGACCCAGC CCATCATTCAGGTTGAAGATCAGAATACAGGTGCAATTGAGAACATTATAGTTGAAGTCAAAAAAGAGCCAGATGCAGAGCCTGCGGAGGGCGAGGAGGAGGCCCAGCCGGCTGCAACAGACGCCCCCAATGGAGACCTCACGCCTGAGATGATCCTCAGCATGATGGACCGGTGA
- the CTCF gene encoding transcriptional repressor CTCF isoform X1, whose amino-acid sequence MEGEAVEAVAEESETFIKGKERKTYQRRREGGQEEDACHVPQNQTDGGEGVQDVNNSVQMVMMEQLDPTLLQMKTEVMEGTVAPEAEAAVDDTQIITLQVVNMEEQPINIGELQLVQVPVPVTVPVATTSVEELQGAYENEVSKEGLAESEPMICHTLPLPEGFQVVKVGANGEVETLEQGELPPQEDPSWQKDPDYQPPAKKTKKTKKSKLRYTEEGKDVDVSVYDFEEEQQEGLLSEVNAEKVVGNMKPPKPTKIKKKGVKKTFQCELCSYTCPRRSNLDRHMKSHTDERPHKCHLCGRAFRTVTLLRNHLNTHTGTRPHKCPDCDMAFVTSGELVRHRRYKHTHEKPFKCSMCDYASVEVSKLKRHIRSHTGERPFQCSLCSYASRDTYKLKRHMRTHSGEKPYECYICHARFTQSGTMKMHILQKHTENVAKFHCPHCDTVIARKSDLGVHLRKQHSYIEQGKKCRYCDAVFHERYALIQHQKSHKNEKRFKCDQCDYACRQERHMIMHKRTHTGEKPYACSHCDKTFRQKQLLDMHFKRYHDPNFVPAAFVCSKCGKTFTRRNTMARHADNCAGPDGVEGENGGETKKSKRGRKRKMRSKKEDSSDSENAEPDLDDNEDEEEPAVEIEPEPEPQPVTPAPPPAKKRRGRPPGRTNQPKQTQPTAIIQVEDQNTGAIENIIVEVKKEPDAEPAEGEEEAQPAATDAPNGDLTPEMILSMMDR is encoded by the exons ATGGAAGGTGAGGCGGTTGAAGCTGTTGCGGAGGAGTCTGAAACTTTcattaaaggaaaggaaagaaagacttaCCAGAGACGCCGGGAAGGGGGCCAGGAAGAAGATGCTTGCCATGTACCCCAGAACCAGActgatgggggtgagggggtccaAGATGTCAATAACAGTGTACAGATGGTTATGATGGAACAGCTGGATCCTACCCTGCTTCAGATGAAGACTGAAGTCATGGAGGGTACGGTTGCTCCCGAAGCAGAGGCTGCTGTGGACGATACCCAGATCATAACTTTGCAGGTGGTAAATATGGAGGAACAGCCCATAAACATAGGAGAACTGCAGCTTGTTCAAGTACCTGTTCCTGTGACTGTCCCTGTTGCTACGACATCGGTAGAAGAACTTCAGGGGGCTTATGAGAATGAAGTGTCGAAAGAGGGCCTTGCAGAAAGTGAGCCCATGATATGTCACACCTTACCTTTGCCTGAAGGGTTTCAAGTGGTGAAAGTGGGGGCCAATGGAGAAGTGGAGACTCTAGAGCAAGGGGAACTTCCACCTCAGGAAGATCCTAGTTGGCAAAAAGATCCAGACTATCAGCCACCAgccaaaaaaaccaagaaaaccaaAAAGAGCAAACTCCGTTATACAGAGGAGGGCAAAGATGTGGATGTGTCTGTCTACGATTTTGAGGAAGAGCAGCAGGAGGGCCTGCTGTCAGAAGTTAATGCAGAGAAAGTGGTTGGTAATATGAAGcctccaaaaccaacaaaaattaaaaagaaag gtGTAAAGAAGACATTCCAGTGTGAGCTTTGCAGTTACACATGTCCACGGCGCTCAAATTTGGATCGTCACATGAAAAGTCACACTGATGAGAGACCACACAAGTGCCatctctgtggtagggcattcagaACTGTCACCCTTCTGAGGAATCATCTTAATACCCACACAG GTACTCGTCCTCACAAGTGCCCAGACTGTGACATGGCCTTTGTGACTAGTGGAGAATTGGTGCGGCATCGTCGTTATAAACACACTCATGAGAAGCCATTTAAGTGTTCTATGTGTGATTATGCCAGCGTAGAA GTCAGCAAATTAAAACGTCACATTCGCTCTCATACTGGAGAGCGTCCGTTCCAGTGCAGCTTGTGCAGTTACGCCAGCAGGGACACATACAAGTTGAAAAGGCACATGAGAACCCATTCAG ggGAAAAACCTTACGAATGTTATATTTGTCATGCTCGGTTTACCCAAAGTGGTACCATGAAGATGCACATTTTACAGAAGCACACAGAAAATGTGGCCAAATTTCACTGTCCCCACTGTGACACTGTCATAGCCCGCAAAAGTGATTTGg GTGTTCACTTGCGAAAGCAGCATTCCTATATTGAGCAAGGCAAGAAGTGCCGATACTGCGATGCTGTGTTTCACGAGCGCTATGCCCTCATCCAGCATCAGAAGTCGCACAAGAACGAGAAGCGCTTTAAGTGTGACCAGTGCGATTATGCTTGCAGACAG GAGAGGCACATGATCATGCACAAGCGaacccacaccggggagaagcCTTACGCCTGCAGCCACTGCGACAAGACCTTCCGCCAGAAACAGCTCCTCGACATGCACTTCAAACGCTACCATGATCCTAACTTTGTTCCTGCGGCCTTCGTATGTTCTAAGTGTGGGAAGACATTTACACGCCGG AATACCATGGCAAGACATGCTGATAATTGTGCTGGTCCAGATGGTGTAGAAGGGGAAAATGGAGGAGAAACAAAGAAGAGTAAACGCGGAAGGAAACGAAAGATGCGTTCTAAAAAAGAAGACTCCTCTGACAGTG AAAATGCTGAGCCAGACTTGGATGAcaatgaggatgaggaggagccTGCTGTGGAAATAGAACCCGAGCCAGAGCCCCAGCCTGTGACCCCAGCCCCACCGCCCGCCAAGAAGCGGAGAGGACGCCCCCCTGGCAGAACCAACCAGCCCAAACAGACCCAGC CAACAGCCATCATTCAGGTTGAAGATCAGAATACAGGTGCAATTGAGAACATTATAGTTGAAGTCAAAAAAGAGCCAGATGCAGAGCCTGCGGAGGGCGAGGAGGAGGCCCAGCCGGCTGCAACAGACGCCCCCAATGGAGACCTCACGCCTGAGATGATCCTCAGCATGATGGACCGGTGA